One genomic window of Sphingobacterium oryzagri includes the following:
- the greA gene encoding transcription elongation factor GreA: MAEVTYYTQEGLDKLKQELQLLKTEGRANIAKAIAEARDKGDLSENAEYDAAKEAQGLHEARIAKLEEVLASARLIDESTLDTSKVLALSYVKIKNKKNNAVMTYQLVSETEADLKSGKISVKSPIAQGLLGKSVGEVAQIEAPAGVLEFEILEISR, encoded by the coding sequence ATGGCAGAAGTAACTTATTACACACAAGAAGGATTGGATAAGCTGAAACAGGAGTTGCAGCTATTGAAAACCGAAGGTAGAGCTAATATTGCTAAAGCGATAGCCGAAGCGAGAGACAAAGGCGATTTATCCGAAAATGCGGAATACGATGCCGCTAAAGAGGCGCAAGGCTTGCATGAAGCGAGAATTGCTAAATTGGAAGAGGTTTTGGCCAGTGCGCGCTTGATCGATGAATCGACACTCGACACATCCAAGGTGCTCGCTTTGTCTTATGTGAAGATAAAGAATAAGAAAAACAACGCGGTGATGACTTATCAACTTGTTTCCGAAACAGAGGCAGATTTAAAATCGGGCAAAATTTCTGTGAAATCCCCGATTGCGCAAGGCCTTCTCGGTAAATCCGTTGGTGAAGTTGCGCAGATTGAGGCTCCGGCAGGTGTATTGGAGTTTGAAATCTTAGAGATTTCGCGTTAA
- a CDS encoding response regulator transcription factor: protein MSKDITIAVIEDDENLRFLVTHRLQTEGYKVLQSGNGNEAENLIIQQKPEIVLLDWMLPGKEGIEVCESVRKAGFENIIIMMTAKSQDVDKIDAYAYGVTDYITKPFNMDVLVAMIENKVRFFLPKNNDVYTFGGTEHHPNIHSLVRDGRKIELTILENRILLYFLQNVGKEITREQLMEVVWGYSSNVNTRTLDMHVVRLRKKIETNPDKPHYLQTVRGLGYKFVDTDEEE from the coding sequence ATGAGTAAAGATATCACTATAGCGGTAATCGAAGATGATGAAAATCTCCGGTTTTTGGTTACCCATCGTTTGCAAACCGAAGGGTATAAAGTACTTCAATCCGGCAACGGTAATGAAGCCGAAAATCTTATCATACAGCAAAAACCAGAGATCGTTTTGTTAGACTGGATGCTTCCCGGTAAGGAGGGCATTGAAGTGTGCGAGTCCGTTAGGAAAGCCGGTTTCGAAAATATTATCATCATGATGACAGCTAAGTCGCAAGATGTGGATAAAATTGACGCTTATGCTTACGGCGTGACAGATTATATTACGAAACCGTTTAACATGGACGTTTTGGTTGCGATGATCGAAAACAAAGTGCGGTTTTTTCTGCCTAAAAACAACGATGTATACACCTTTGGTGGCACGGAACATCATCCTAATATCCACTCGTTGGTGCGCGATGGTCGCAAAATTGAACTCACCATTCTAGAGAATAGAATCTTGTTGTATTTCCTGCAAAATGTAGGAAAAGAGATTACGCGCGAGCAGCTGATGGAAGTAGTTTGGGGCTACAGTTCAAACGTAAACACACGCACGCTGGATATGCATGTGGTTCGCTTACGGAAGAAAATAGAGACCAATCCAGACAAGCCGCATTACTTACAAACGGTGCGTGGTTTGGGCTATAAATTTGTCGATACCGACGAGGAGGAATAA
- a CDS encoding sensor histidine kinase encodes MAYNQLKYRKNFGLLIAFVVLVTILFVVAMLAARSMIANFIETEFNNRKVEVFDQSVQPFHEFFNEKIPEISYYQGYLDSVKASSYVSDVIRRNPFVEQVLFYDITVTNSDSIEAGIKYNHLLVYPKSVISFELDQQNRLVAERKEANETRAYTEDFNSMVLKFVGFLDRVNDSTRMSDSDIYKVFYTLNAGKVSYMNIPRISDLLAYKRMMSTADNPIVSYDQDMFLFLINPSKIQIKNGAPNLYEKIEILPIVSGNVTDQHFYFQTELSLPGALSDYKLQYTSSEAFINKEVNRRFLPVSLGISIIYLILIFIAYLIYRNITINSRLFQLQYDFINNLTHEFKTPVSVIKIAGNNIQSSEKLSTEEQRMYGKILDQEADKLNSLMNKLLSFAQIENKSIKPNKEEVDVEEFCAPIFEAVRLKYPDLNFSYHIDVQHKMMVDTTLLLSVFQNLIDNAYKYSEAHRKFLEIDIQQNKKNFVIKFKDQGIGINKKEFNSIFKKFYRVKNQFNQQGSIGLGLAFCKEIVDFMGGEIRVESILNQGTTFILLLPLGPKKN; translated from the coding sequence ATGGCATATAATCAACTAAAATACCGCAAAAACTTTGGATTGCTCATCGCTTTCGTGGTGTTGGTTACGATCTTATTTGTGGTTGCTATGCTGGCGGCGCGCTCAATGATTGCCAACTTTATCGAGACCGAATTTAACAACCGAAAAGTCGAGGTATTTGATCAATCGGTACAGCCATTTCACGAGTTTTTTAACGAGAAGATTCCGGAAATTTCATACTATCAAGGCTATTTGGATTCGGTCAAGGCTTCTTCCTATGTGAGTGATGTTATCCGTAGAAATCCATTTGTCGAGCAGGTGCTCTTCTATGATATTACCGTTACCAATTCGGATTCTATCGAGGCAGGTATCAAATACAATCACTTGTTAGTTTACCCGAAGAGTGTGATCTCTTTTGAGCTGGATCAGCAAAATCGTCTTGTCGCAGAACGTAAAGAAGCTAATGAAACGCGTGCTTACACCGAAGACTTTAACAGTATGGTGCTTAAATTTGTCGGCTTTCTAGACAGGGTGAATGATTCTACCCGCATGTCGGATAGCGATATTTATAAGGTCTTCTACACGCTAAATGCCGGAAAAGTATCGTACATGAATATTCCGCGCATTTCCGATTTGTTGGCCTATAAACGCATGATGTCTACGGCCGACAATCCGATCGTTTCTTACGATCAGGATATGTTTTTGTTTCTGATTAATCCGAGCAAAATCCAGATCAAAAACGGTGCGCCCAATTTGTATGAAAAGATCGAGATCTTACCGATTGTGTCGGGCAATGTCACCGATCAGCATTTTTACTTCCAAACAGAACTGTCGCTCCCTGGTGCATTGTCTGACTATAAGTTGCAGTACACCAGTTCTGAGGCTTTTATCAACAAAGAGGTCAATCGGCGTTTCCTGCCCGTGAGTTTAGGTATTTCCATCATTTACCTGATTCTTATTTTTATAGCGTATCTTATCTATCGCAACATTACGATTAACAGCCGGCTGTTTCAGCTGCAATATGATTTTATTAACAACCTGACGCATGAATTTAAAACGCCGGTAAGTGTGATCAAGATTGCCGGAAACAATATTCAAAGCTCCGAAAAACTCTCTACGGAAGAGCAACGGATGTATGGTAAGATATTAGATCAAGAAGCCGATAAGCTTAATAGCTTGATGAATAAGTTGTTGTCGTTTGCGCAGATCGAGAATAAATCGATCAAACCGAATAAGGAAGAGGTTGATGTAGAAGAATTTTGCGCACCGATTTTTGAAGCTGTGCGTTTAAAATATCCTGATTTAAACTTTTCCTATCATATCGATGTTCAACATAAAATGATGGTGGATACGACATTGTTGTTGAGTGTTTTTCAAAATTTGATTGATAATGCGTACAAATATTCGGAAGCACATCGCAAGTTTTTGGAAATTGATATACAACAAAACAAAAAAAACTTTGTTATTAAGTTCAAAGATCAGGGCATTGGTATAAATAAGAAGGAATTTAATAGTATTTTTAAGAAGTTTTATAGGGTTAAGAATCAATTTAATCAGCAAGGAAGCATTGGTCTTGGATTAGCATTTTGTAAAGAGATTGTTGATTTTATGGGGGGCGAGATTCGTGTGGAGAGTATACTTAACCAAGGCACCACATTTATATTGCTTCTACCTTTAGGTCCGAAAAAGAATTAA